One Prunus dulcis chromosome 7, ALMONDv2, whole genome shotgun sequence DNA segment encodes these proteins:
- the LOC117635538 gene encoding heavy metal-associated isoprenylated plant protein 42-like encodes MNLHCCAKCPIKLKEKLQKLNGVEDINIDPEQGLLKVSGNIDPMVLTNIVKNMDKKAELWSFQKEPYKNNVNIGASTKYNIQIGEDCSCDGDEAESSSDDESKRSIVPKKQHGVLTWAKNDKKKKNGKGFSGMGMGMGMPMPPQRRPPMLPSMGIPAHRSFHGMPRPGYRPPNSYYQPTYHRPSPSPYGYYGQIQPPPYSCFQSRSPPKVNPIIHYTNYADNYRYPM; translated from the exons ATGAATCTCCACTGTTGTGCAAAGTGTCCAataaaattgaaggaaaagtTGCAGAAACTCAATG gaGTGGAGGACATAAACATAGATCCAGAACAAGGATTATTGAAAGTTTCAGGTAACATAGACCCTATGGTTCTCACAAATATAGTCAAAAACATGGATAAAAAGGCAGAACTTTGGTCCTTCCAGAAAGAACCCTACAAAAACAATGTTAATATTGGTGCGTCTACTAAGTACAACATCCAAATTGGCGAAGATTGCTCTTGTGATGGTGATGAGGCTGAAAGCAGTTCTGATGATGAAAGCAAACGCAGTATTGTACCAAAGAAGCAACATGGAGTTCTCACTTGGGCCAAAAatgacaagaagaagaagaatgggaAGGGATTTTCTGGCATGGGAATGGGCATGGGCATGCCTATGCCTCCTCAGCGTCGGCCACCTATGCTGCCATCTATGGGCATTCCGGCCCATAGGAGCTTTCATGGGATGCCAAGGCCAGGATACCGGCCACCAAACTCATATTATCAACCAACGTATCATAGACCGTCACCGTCACCATATGGTTACTACGGACAAATTCAGCCACCACCCTATTCTTGTTTTCAGTCAAGATCGCCACCGAAAGTTAACCCTATCATCCACTACACTAATTATGCGGACAACTATCGGTACCCCATGTAG
- the LOC117635539 gene encoding early nodulin-like protein 1 yields MNNIIVNNAVHLVIAAVAASMMMLPTAEAALYTVGDDLGWTIPPGGAATYAAWAAKHSFVVKDILVFNFSAGEDDLAVVTKEDFDTCNTTNPLYEFEEPATLQFLASDTFYFTSTLAGHCSKGQKLAIYFAPSSTDSPSPSPTSSFPLKLVSQKIMQGTRT; encoded by the exons ATGAATAATATTATTGTGAATAATGCGGTTCACCTTGTTATAGCAGCGGTAGCAGCATCAATGATGATGCTGCCTACAGCAGAAGCTGCATTGTATACCGTCGGAGACGACTTGGGTTGGACTATTCCTCCGGGCGGCGCTGCCACTTATGCTGCCTGGGCTGCCAAGCATAGCTTTGTAGTCAAAGATATTCTAG TGTTTAACTTTTCTGCCGGAGAAGATGACTTGGCTGTGGTAACCAAGGAAGATTTTGACACGTGTAACACCACGAACCCCTTATATGAATTCGAAGAACCAGCGACACTTCAATTTCTTGCAAGCGATACATTTTATTTCACGAGCACCTTGGCCGGCCACTGCTCCAAAGGCCAGAAGTTAGCCATTTACTTCGCTCCCTCTTCAACCGATTCTCCAAGTCCAAGTCCAACGTCCTCCTTCCCCCTCAAATTAGTGTCTCAAAAGATCATGCAGGGCACAAGAACATAA
- the LOC117635611 gene encoding early nodulin-like protein 2, with translation MGRQLTIAILAITVVALLHSTAAQQTHVVGDKFGWLVPPGGAYAYEAWAETQTFAVGDILVFNFTNGDQDVARVTKEAFKTCNSTNPLTLKTTSPANFTLDTIGEYYFIGTKDKRCELGQKLAINVTAEHGSPTPSPAPKPSPAPRGAVTYVVGDHFGWIVPPGGELAYATWAYGKTFYVGDTLEFNFTTGEQDVARVTKEAFESCNITNATVQTAGPAYFKLETVGQYYFIGTKDKRCELGQKLAINVTANPGPNPSPSVPAPAPTPRGPVTYTVGDKLGWIVPGSGYAYATWAYGKTFIVGDTLVFNFANDTQDVAVVTKSAYENCTTNNTIAVYSKSPVSILLNTSGEHFFTSTYDRHCVLGQKLAINVTASSTATSPSGSVAPSSPTTSTGGPGSAPAPSSSAPSKIGSGHFTFVLISMTAFFFY, from the exons ATGGGCAGACAACTTACAATAGCCATTCTTGCCATAACAGTGGTTGCTCTGCTCCACTCCACAGCAGCACAGCAAACCCATGTGGTTGGAGATAAATTTGGATGGCTGGTCCCTCCCGGAGGTGCCTACGCTTATGAAGCCTGGGCTGAAACGCAAACATTCGCCGTCGGTGACATTCTTG TGTTCAACTTCACAAACGGTGACCAAGATGTAGCCAGGGTCACAAAGGAAGCTTTCAAGACGTGCAATTCAACAAACCCCCTCACACTTAAAACAACTAGTCCTGCCAATTTCACTTTGGATACCATTGGAGAGTACTATTTCATTGGCACCAAGGACAAGCGCTGTGAATTGGGACAAAAGCTAGCCATCAACGTGACTGCAGAACATGGATCCCCTACTCCAAGCCCTGCACCTAAACCCAGCCCTGCACCCAGAGGCGCCGTGACTTACGTCGTTGGTGATCATTTCGGATGGATTGTCCCGCCAGGCGGTGAACTTGCTTATGCTACATGGGCTTATGGCAAGACTTTCTATGTGGGAGACACTCTAg AGTTCAACTTCACAACCGGAGAACAAGATGTAGCCAGGGTGACCAAGGAGGCTTTTGAATCCTGCAATATCACCAATGCCACAGTTCAGACAGCTGGCCCGGCCTATTTCAAGTTGGAGACTGTTGGACAGTACTATTTCATTGGCACCAAGGACAAGCGCTGTGAATTGGGACAAAAGCTAGCCATCAACGTGACTGCTAATCCTGgaccaaaccctagcccttcTGTCCCAGCTCCTGCCCCAACCCCCAGAGGACCAGTCACTTACACCGTTGGTGATAAGTTGGGTTGGATTGTACCAGGCAGCGGATATGCTTATGCCACTTGGGCTTATGGCAAAACTTTCATCGTGGGAGACACTCTAG TTTTCAACTTTGCGAATGACACACAAGATGTAGCTGTGGTGACCAAGTCAGCTTATGAAAACTGCACAACCAACAATACGATTGCTGTTTATTCAAAGAGTCCAGTAAGCATCCTTCTCAACACCAGTGGTGAGCATTTCTTCACCTCCACCTACGATCGCCACTGCGTCTTGGGACAAAAACTAGCCATTAACGTGACAGCCAGTAGCACAGCCACCTCCCCCTCTGGTTCCGTAGCACCTTCCTCACCTACTACCTCTACCGGTGGCCCGGGATCTGCTCCTGCTCCATCAAGCTCTGCCCCTTCCAAGATTGGCAGCGGACACTTCACCTTCGTGCTCATTTCCATGAcagctttcttcttctattga
- the LOC117635612 gene encoding cucumber peeling cupredoxin-like: MAKNSNMAFFVAMAALALVMNSVGAANTYEVGDALGWVVAPPGTYSTWASNKTFTVGDVLVFKFSTGNHDVAEVAKANYDSCSATSPISLETKGPANLTLSTSGEHYYICTFGGHCAGGQKLSINVTGTSSPAPAPAPNTSSPPPSPSPPAAVPAPAPSTSSPPPPPPTVPAPGPSTGTTPGSGASPPSGNPSSPTTPSSPTPEGSASPPPPPPSAATSLRVAGLSATFLSIALALLF, translated from the exons ATGGCAAAGAACTCAAACATGGCGTTTTTTGTAGCCATGGCGGCTCTGGCTTTGGTAATGAACTCGGTGGGGGCAGCAAATACTTATGAAGTGGGTGATGCGTTGGGTTGGGTCGTCGCTCCCCCTGGAACTTACTCTACCTGGGCTTCAAACAAGACCTTCACTGTTGGCGACGTTCTTG TGTTCAAATTTAGCACCGGAAATCATGACGTAGCTGAAGTGGCAAAGGCAAATTATGATTCTTGCAGTGCCACGAGTCCCATTTCATTGGAGACTAAAGGCCCTGCAAATCTCACACTGAGCACTTCAGGGGAGCATTATTACATTTGTACCTTTGGTGGCCATTGTGCTGGTGGTCAAAAGTTGAGCATCAATGTCACCGGAACTTCATCTCCAGCTCCAGCTCCTGCACCAAATACTagctctcctcctccttcacCTTCACCACCGGCCGCTGTTCCGGCACCCGCTCCCAGTACTAGttctcctcctccaccaccgcCCACTGTTCCTGCACCTGGTCCGAGTACTGGCACTACTCCTGGCAGCGGCGCCAGTCCTCCATCTGGCAACCCCAGCAGCCCAACCACTCCATCATCACCAACACCAGAAGGTTCTGCTAGccctccaccaccaccgccaAGTGCAGCAACATCTCTTAGGGTTGCTGGCCTATCTGCGACCTTCCTTTCCATTGCTTTGGCTTTGTTGTTTTAG
- the LOC117633531 gene encoding stellacyanin-like yields MANQMGLHVGCLLLVVAVALLKGAAADNYTVGDDLGWTIPPAGSIAYKTWANKKSFQIGDTIVFNWTGSHTVAEVSEANYGNCTKSNPLALYDSSPVPITLTSNLTRYFICTVDNHCSGLGQKVTIKIGGDDDHWWEGNSASSPTLNIAALLFCSAIAAFFLSY; encoded by the exons ATGGCTAATCAGATGGGCTTACATGTTGGTTGCTTGCTTCTTGTTGTTGCGGTGGCCCTGTTGAAGGGTGCCGCAGCTGATAATTACACCGTTGGAGACGATTTAGGCTGGACCATTCCTCCAGCGGGGTCTATAGCCTATAAAACCTGGGCTAACAAAAAGAGCTTTCAGATTGGTGACACAATAG TATTTAACTGGACTGGGTCACACACAGTAGCTGAGGTATCAGAGGCTAATTACGGGAACTGCACAAAGTCGAATCCTTTGGCTTTGTATGATTCAAGCCCTGTACCAATTACACTGACGTCCAACTTGACCCGATACTTCATATGCACGGTAGACAATCACTGCAGTGGTTTGGGACAGAAGGTGACTATCAAAATTGGAGGAGATGATGATCACTGGTGGGAAGGGAACAGCGCTTCTTCTCCCACCCTTAATATCGCTGCCTTGTTGTTCTGCAGTGCCATAGCAGCCTTCTTCTTGAgctactaa
- the LOC117634982 gene encoding umecyanin-like, translated as MGSRSRGMMNKMNMVMACFVVMAVAFPSLLNLKGATAEDYVVGDSFGWAVPPNTSFYSEWAASKTFQIGDGLVFNWTGDHNVGGVASKEEYDNCIDPGIVFGPGVRIAINSTDSLYFICTVGDHCERGQKVTITVGSAANNSSPPPPPPPPSYASSLTPTTLGSFIISTLVAISFLNHS; from the exons ATGGGCAGCCGCAGCAGGGGGATGATGAACAAGATGAATATGGTGATGGCTTGCTTCGTGGTTATGGCGGTAGCTTTTCCTTCATTATTGAATTTGAAAGGTGCAACTGCAGAAGATTATGTTGTTGGTGACAGCTTCGGCTGGGCTGTTCCCCCGAACACCTCTTTCTATTCCGAATGGGCTGCCTCAAAGACGTTTCAGATAGGAGATGGACTTG TATTCAATTGGACTGGAGACCACAACGTGGGCGGAGTGGCATCAAAAGAAGAATACGATAACTGCATTGACCCAGGGATCGTGTTCGGCCCTGGAGTGAGGATCGCAATCAATTCTACTGATTCACTTTACTTCATCTGCACTGTTGGTGATCACTGCGAGCGAGGCCAAAAGGTCACCATCACCGTTGGATCAGCAGCCAACAACtcctctcctcctccaccaccaccaccaccctccTATGCTTCATCTCTCACTCCAACTACTCTCGGCTCTTTCATCATCTCCACACTAGTTGCCATTTCTTTCCTTAATCATTCTTAA
- the LOC117633515 gene encoding uncharacterized protein LOC117633515 isoform X1: MPRPGPRPYECVRRAWHSDRHQPMRGSIIQQIFRVVSEVHGSVTKKNKEWQEKLPMVVFKAEEIMYSKANSEAEYMNLETLWDRVNDAVNTIIRRDEGTETGELLPPCVEAALNLGCIPVRASRSQRHSNPRIYLTSRAQEPPSAPTRILDRTTDERRPQFSQHHSGNQLNFAKASTGNSAHSVPESYSRINQNTNLNSCRNDPFSLENLPAGHNQLTTMSTNNSLDLGSVYPLYYGTHYQSEECQVGPQVPENTHSRTIYVGKPIVTSIAEPTKHNLFSSQTAENVSRRITQVEVHDKPLEMECDLSLRLGPVLHPCIQRSLASETEDIGSSSSQDGGKLNDLSPSISKEICFFPTKTACDRFESTSSLWNSEGEGRSLEATVRKRKAPFSSNEEDGKFCGQPDVLPNRLTDRTKGPGL, translated from the exons ATGCCTAGGCCAGGGCCAAGACCTTATGAGTGTGTGAGGCGAGCTTGGCACAGCGATAGACACCAACCCATGAGAGGTTCTATCATTCAGCAGATTTTCAG GGTCGTCAGTGAGGTTCATGGCTCCGTAACTAAGAAGAACAAGGAATGGCAAGAAAAGCTACCTATGGTGGTTTTTAAAGCAGAGGAAATTATGTATTCCAAAGCCAATTCagag GCTGAGTACATGAATCTTGAAACGCTATGGGACAGAGTAAATGACGCCGTTAACACAATTATCCGGCGAGATGAGGGCACTGAAACCGGAGAGCTTTTGCCGCCTTGTGTTGAAG CTGCCCTTAATCTGGGTTGCATTCCAGTAAGAGCTTCAAGAAGCCAACGCCACAGTAATCCAAGGATTTACCTCACTTCAAGAGCACAAGAACCCCCTTCTGCTCCCACTAGGATTTTGGATAGAACTACTGATGAAAGACGCCCGCAGTTTTCTCAACACCACTCTGGCAATCAATTGAACTTTGCAAAAGCCTCAACTGGGAATTCTGCACATTCGGTCCCAGAATCTTACAGCCGCATCAACCAAAATACTAACCTCAATAGCTGTCGGAATGACCCCTTTTCACTTGAGAATCTTCCTGCTGGCCATAACCAGTTAACAACAATGTCAACCAACAACTCCTTGGACTTGGGTTCAGTGTATCCATTATATTATGGAACTCACTATCAATCCGAAGAGTGCCAGGTAGGTCCTCAGGTCCCAGAAAACACACATTCTAGGACTATATACGTTGGAAAACCAATTGTTACCTCGATTGCGGAGCCTACTAAGCACAACCTTTTCTCCTCACAAACTGCTGAAAATGTGTCACGCAGAATCACACAAGTAGAAGTCCATGATAAGCCACTAGAAATGGAATGTGATTTATCATTGAGGTTGGGTCCTGTCTTGCACCCATGTATTCAAAGAAGCTTGGCCAGTGAAACGGAAGATATTGGTTCAAGCAGTTCTCAAGATGGGGGAAAATTAAATGATTTGTCACCATCGATAAGTAAGGAAATCTGTTTCTTTCCCACAAAGACTGCTTGTGATCGCTTTGAGTCCACTTCAAGTTTGTGGAATTCAGAGGGTGAAGGTCGGAGTTTGGAGGCAACTGTAAGGAAGCGCAAGGCACCTTTTAGTAGCAATGAAGAGGATGGGAAATTTTGCGGGCAACCAGATGTCCTGCCCAACAGATTGACTGATCGAACTAAAGGGCCTGGTTTGTAG
- the LOC117633515 gene encoding uncharacterized protein LOC117633515 isoform X2, producing the protein MPRPGPRPYECVRRAWHSDRHQPMRGSIIQQIFRVVSEVHGSVTKKNKEWQEKLPMVVFKAEEIMYSKANSEAEYMNLETLWDRVNDAVNTIIRRDEGTETGELLPPCVEVRASRSQRHSNPRIYLTSRAQEPPSAPTRILDRTTDERRPQFSQHHSGNQLNFAKASTGNSAHSVPESYSRINQNTNLNSCRNDPFSLENLPAGHNQLTTMSTNNSLDLGSVYPLYYGTHYQSEECQVGPQVPENTHSRTIYVGKPIVTSIAEPTKHNLFSSQTAENVSRRITQVEVHDKPLEMECDLSLRLGPVLHPCIQRSLASETEDIGSSSSQDGGKLNDLSPSISKEICFFPTKTACDRFESTSSLWNSEGEGRSLEATVRKRKAPFSSNEEDGKFCGQPDVLPNRLTDRTKGPGL; encoded by the exons ATGCCTAGGCCAGGGCCAAGACCTTATGAGTGTGTGAGGCGAGCTTGGCACAGCGATAGACACCAACCCATGAGAGGTTCTATCATTCAGCAGATTTTCAG GGTCGTCAGTGAGGTTCATGGCTCCGTAACTAAGAAGAACAAGGAATGGCAAGAAAAGCTACCTATGGTGGTTTTTAAAGCAGAGGAAATTATGTATTCCAAAGCCAATTCagag GCTGAGTACATGAATCTTGAAACGCTATGGGACAGAGTAAATGACGCCGTTAACACAATTATCCGGCGAGATGAGGGCACTGAAACCGGAGAGCTTTTGCCGCCTTGTGTTGAAG TAAGAGCTTCAAGAAGCCAACGCCACAGTAATCCAAGGATTTACCTCACTTCAAGAGCACAAGAACCCCCTTCTGCTCCCACTAGGATTTTGGATAGAACTACTGATGAAAGACGCCCGCAGTTTTCTCAACACCACTCTGGCAATCAATTGAACTTTGCAAAAGCCTCAACTGGGAATTCTGCACATTCGGTCCCAGAATCTTACAGCCGCATCAACCAAAATACTAACCTCAATAGCTGTCGGAATGACCCCTTTTCACTTGAGAATCTTCCTGCTGGCCATAACCAGTTAACAACAATGTCAACCAACAACTCCTTGGACTTGGGTTCAGTGTATCCATTATATTATGGAACTCACTATCAATCCGAAGAGTGCCAGGTAGGTCCTCAGGTCCCAGAAAACACACATTCTAGGACTATATACGTTGGAAAACCAATTGTTACCTCGATTGCGGAGCCTACTAAGCACAACCTTTTCTCCTCACAAACTGCTGAAAATGTGTCACGCAGAATCACACAAGTAGAAGTCCATGATAAGCCACTAGAAATGGAATGTGATTTATCATTGAGGTTGGGTCCTGTCTTGCACCCATGTATTCAAAGAAGCTTGGCCAGTGAAACGGAAGATATTGGTTCAAGCAGTTCTCAAGATGGGGGAAAATTAAATGATTTGTCACCATCGATAAGTAAGGAAATCTGTTTCTTTCCCACAAAGACTGCTTGTGATCGCTTTGAGTCCACTTCAAGTTTGTGGAATTCAGAGGGTGAAGGTCGGAGTTTGGAGGCAACTGTAAGGAAGCGCAAGGCACCTTTTAGTAGCAATGAAGAGGATGGGAAATTTTGCGGGCAACCAGATGTCCTGCCCAACAGATTGACTGATCGAACTAAAGGGCCTGGTTTGTAG
- the LOC117634253 gene encoding WD repeat-containing protein 11: protein MSSPRASTASTVQDCWDCMLPGPPSRNNFGSADLSPSGLLAFPSGSSISVLDARSMQLIVTLPMPPPTQASSSTSSLSPFVTSVRWTPLPLRRDLLSTEPSSSHLLLAAGDRQGRIALLDLRLKSPVLWFDSDSSSSKLAIQDLAWVQARPDSYLLASISGLSSLSLYNSSTGRCFWRYDAAPEILSCIRRDPFDSRHFCVIGLKGFLLSVTVLGETEDDVVIKELQIRTDCSELLKLERDLAGGVAGNSSSASAAFPLYAARLAFSPQWRHILFVTFPRELVVFDLQYEAPLFSATLPRGCGKFLDVLPDPNHEYLYCAHLDGKLSTWRRKEREQVHIMCSMEELIPSIGTSVPSPLLLALVISQSDSTLQNVSKLYSDVPHSPFPDVDFDNPFDFCDEPLLVSKTHLISISDDGKIWDWLLTAEGAEDNPKDDTNLDISEVPVPGTNTNILVSATGGLDMEASKQTGRSRPSNSTVSHADISLKISLVGQLQLLSSAVTMLAVPSPSSTATLGRGGNYPVVAVPLVALGTQSGTIDVVDVSANAVAASFSVHNGTVRGLRWLGNSRLVSFSYSQVSEKSGGFINRLIVTCVRSGLNRPFRVLQKPERAPIRALRASSSGRYLLILLRDAPVEVWAMTKTPIMLRSLALPFTVLEWTLPTVPRPVQNGPAKQSSSSSNDQTSVASDGTSSPTKLSSDSKSSDGSQDDTSESFAFALANGALGVFEVHGRRIRDFRPKWPSSSFVSSDGLITAMAYRLPHVVMGDRSGNIRWWDITTGHSSSFNTHREGIRRIKFSPVVPGDRSRGRVAVLFYDNTFSVFDLDSPDPLANSLLQPQFPGTLVLELDWLPLRTDKNDPLLLCIAGADSSFRLVEINIIDKKLGHTHQPRSIKERFRPMPLCSPILLPIPHALALRVILQLGVKPSWFNTSSTTLDKRPHLIPGTPKSNEDLRSYMIDLPPVGDPVVPELLLKVLEPYRKEGCILDDERAKLYAKVVTNGCSVRFAFAAAIFGEPSEALFWLQLPRALNHLMNKLVNKSPQKAPVSASVPELDDASMLSRITSKGKSVSGTEKKDAMNQGQLRLMAFEQEDLWANASERIPWHEKLEGEEAIQNRVHELVSVGNLESAVSLLLSTPPESNYFSANALRAVALSSAVSKSLLELAVKVVAANMVRTDRSLSGTHLLCAVGRYQEACSQLQDAGCWTDAATLAASHLKGSDYARVLLRWASHVLRAEHNIWRALILYVAAGALQEALAALREAQQPDTAAMFILACREIHANFISDLGNSDDESSSSIKDKLLHLPGLGPENEDVVAVSEYYGQYQRKLVHLCMDSQPFSE from the exons ATGTCAAGTCCGAGAGCGTCGACGGCCTCTACAGTCCAGGACTGCTGGGACTGCATGCTGCCGGGCCCACCCAGCCGCAACAACTTCGGATCGGCCGACCTCAGCCCATCGGGCCTCCTCGCATTTCCCTCCGGCAGCTCCATTTCCGTCCTCGACGCTCGCTCAATGCAGCTCATCGTCACCCTCCCTATGCCCCCTCCCACCCAAGCATCCTCCTCCACGTCATCTCTCTCCCCGTTCGTCACCTCCGTCCGGTGGACCCCTCTCCCTCTCCGCCGCGACCTCCTCTCCACCGAGCCCTCGAGCTCCCACCTCCTGCTCGCCGCCGGTGACCGCCAGGGCCGCATCGCCCTGCTCGACCTCCGCCTCAAGTCCCCAGTCCTCTGGTTCGACTCCGACTCCTCCTCGTCCAAACTCGCCATCCAGGACCTCGCCTGGGTCCAGGCCCGACCCGACTCCTACCTCCTCGCCTCCATCTCCGgactctcctctctctccctctacAACAGCTCCACCGGCCGATGCTTCTGGAGATACGATGCCGCACCCGAGATTCTCTCCTGCATTCGTCGCGATCCCTTCGATTCGCGCCATTTCTGCGTCATTGGACTCAAAGGCTTTCTGCTCTCGGTCACCGTGTTGGGCGAGACCGAAGACGACGTCGTTATTAAGGAGCTTCAGATTCGGACCGACTGCTCCGAGTTGCTGAAGCTGGAGAGAGACTTGGCCGGTGGAGTCGCCGGGAACTCGTCGTCAGCGTCCGCGGCTTTCCCTCTTTATGCTGCGAGGCTCGCTTTCTCACCGCAATGGAGGCACATTCTGTTCGTGACGTTCCCGAGGGAGCTGGTGGTGTTCGATTTGCAGTACGAAGCGCCCCTATTTTCGGCTACATTACCTCGCGGCTGCGGCAAGTTTCTGGACGTGTTGCCCGATCCCAATCACGAGTACCTCTATTGCGCTCATCTTGATGGCAAGCTCAGTACTTGGCGCCGAAAAGA ACGAGAACAGGTGCACATAATGTGTTCAATGGAAGAGTTGATTCCCTCGATTGGCACATCTGTCCCTTCTCCTTTGTTGCTTGCTCTCGTCATCTCCCAATCAGATTCGACCCTCCAAAACGTCAGCAAGCTTTACTCTGATGTACCTCATTCTCCTTTCCCTGATGTGGATTTTGATAatccttttgatttttgtgatGAACCTCTTCTTGTTTCTAAAACACATTTGATCTCCATTTCTGATGATGGAAAAATATGGGACTGGCTCTTGACTGCTGAAGGGGCTGAAGATAATCCAAAGGATGATACAAACTTGGATATCAGTGAAGTCCCAGTTCCTGGGACCAATACCAACATTCTAGTTTCTGCTACTGGAGGACTTGACATGGAAGCAAGTAAACAAACAGGCAGAAGCCGACCTTCAAATTCTACTGTCAGCCATGCGGATATATCACTTAAG ATTAGCTTAGTTGGACAGCTTCAGCTTCTTTCTTCAGCAGTGACTATGCTAGCTGTACCTTCGCCTTCTTCAACAGCTACTTTGGGCC GCGGGGGAAACTATCCTGTTGTAGCCGTTCCATTAGTTGCTTTGGGAACTCAAAGTGGGACAATTGATGTGGTTGATGTTTCTGCCAATGCTGTTGCTGCAAGCTTTTCTGTTCATAATGGTACGGTTAGGGGATTACGATGGCTTGGAAATTCTAGACTAGTTTCATTTTCATATAGTCAG GTGAGTGAAAAATCTGGAGGTTTCATCAACAGGCTCATTGTAACCTGTGTTAGAAGTGGCCTTAATAGACCATTTCGGGTTTTGCAAAAGCCTGAACGTGCACCAATAAGAGCTTTGAGGGCCTCTTCCTCTGGAAG GTACCTTCTTATTTTGCTTCGCGATGCACCAGTAGAGGTTTGGGCAATGACAAAGACTCCTATTATg CTTAGATCATTAGCTCTTCCTTTTACGGTTTTGGAATGGACCCTTCCAACGGTTCCACGACCTGTTCAAAATGGACCTGCTAAgcaatcatcatcatcctccaACGATCAGACATCTGTGGCATCAGATGGGACATCCTCTCCAACAAAGTTATCATCTGATTCCA AGAGCTCAGATGGATCCCAAGATGACACTTCTGAAAGCTTTGCATTTGCACTGGCAAATGGTGCTCTTGGTGTTTTTGAGGTTCATGGGCGGAGGATTCGTGACTTCAg ACCAAAATGGCCTTCCTCTTCATTTGTCTCATCTGATGGACTAATTACTGCCATGGCCTACCGGTTACCTCATGTA GTTATGGGGGACAGGTCAGGAAATATTCGCTGGTGGGATATAACCACTGGACATTCTTCTTCATTTAACACTCATAGAGAGGGTATCCGGCGAATTAAGTTCTCACCTGTTGTGCCTGGAGACCGCAGTAGGGGGCGTGTTGCTGTACTATTTTATGACAATACATTTTCCGTATTTGACCTT GATTCTCCAGACCCACTGGCCAATTCACTTTTACAGCCTCAATTTCCTGGAACCCTAGTGTTGGAACTTGATTGGTTGCCTTTGCGAACTGACAAAAACGACCCCCTGTTATTGTGCATAGCTGGAGCTGATAGTAGCTTTCGCCTTGTCGAGATTAATAT AATTGACAAAAAACTTGGGCATACCCACCAGCCCAGATCTATAAAAGAGAGGTTCCGTCCGATGCCCTTATGTTCTCCTATACTGCTTCCAATACCACATGCCCTG GCTTTGCGGGTGATCTTACAATTAGGTGTCAAGCCCTCTTGGTTTAATACTAGCAGTACAACTTTAGATAAGAGGCCTCACCTAATTCCAGGAACTCCTAAGTCCAATGAGGATCTTCGCAGTTACATGATCGATTTACCACCTGTTGGTGACCCTGTGGTACCAGAATTGCTGCTTAAAGTCTTAGAACCTTATCGTAAAGAAG GCTGCATACTGGATGATGAGAGGGCAAAATTATATGCAAAGGTGGTGACCAATGGTTGTTCTGTGAGATTTGCCTTTGCTGCTGCAATTTTTGGAGAACCCTCAGAAGCCCTTTTCTGGCTGCAACTGCCTCGTGCTCTTAACCATTTGATGAATAAGTTAGTAAACAAGTCTCCACAAAAAGCTCCTGTGTCAGCATCAGTTCCAGAGCTTGATGATGCATCTATGCTTAGTAGGATAACATCAAAAGGAAAGTCAGTGTCTGgaacagaaaagaaagatgcAATG AACCAAGGTCAGCTCAGGTTAATGGCTTTTGAACAAGAAGACTTGTGGGCAAATGCTAGTGAACGTATTCCTTGGCATGAGAAGCTGGAGGGAGAAGAGGCTATTCAAAATCGTGTACACGA GCTTGTCTCGGTTGGGAACTTAGAATCCGCAGTTAGTTTACTGCTTTCCACCCCTCCTGAGAGCAATTACTTCTCTGCAAATGCTTTACGTGCTGTTGCTCTTTCTTCTGCTGTGTCAAAGTCTCTCCTTGAACTTGCAGTTAAG GTGGTTGCAGCCAACATGGTCAGGACTGACAGGTCATTATCTGGGACTCATCTTCTTTGTGCTGTAGGAAGGTATCAAGAAGCTTGTTCTCAG CTACAAGATGCTGGGTGTTGGACAGATGCTGCAACTTTAGCTGCTTCTCATTTAAAAGGATCTGACTATGCAAG GGTGTTACTAAGATGGGCTTCGCATGTCCTTCGCGCTGAACACAACATATGGAG GGCTCTGATTTTGTATGTTGCAGCTGGTGCGCTGCAAGAGGCATTGGCAGCACTTCGTGAAGCCCAACAACCGGACACAGCAGCTATGTTCATCCTTGCTTGCCGAGAAATTCATGCCAACTTCATCTCTGATTTAGGGAACTCAGATGATGAATCTAGTTCTTCAATCAAGGACAAGCTGCTTCACTTGCCTGGGTTGGGCCCTGAGAATGAAGATGTTGTTGCAGTCAGTGAATATTATGGGcaatatcaaagaaaattGGTGCATCTATGCATGGACTCGCAACCATTCTCCGAATGA